In Maridesulfovibrio zosterae DSM 11974, a genomic segment contains:
- a CDS encoding 1-deoxy-D-xylulose-5-phosphate reductoisomerase: MQTYISPWPANAKLPEFPRTVSILGSTGSIGTSTLKVIEQHPDLFKIVALAGARNASLLAKQAIKHRPAYLAVLNDKAAKELKSLLPADYSPEILTGPDAYITLATLEEVSLVLSSIVGAAGFEPTLAAAEKGKMIALANKESLVLGGHIIRAACHRTGATILPVDSEHNALFQGLAGHDGKDVSRLILTASGGPFRGKDWDFLKSVTREQALAHPNWDMGAKISIDSATLMNKGLEFIEACHLYGLPPEQIDVVVHPQSIIHSLVEYVDGSQLGHLGVPDMQIPIAFCMCFPKRVPLELKQLNLAEVGTLTFEKPDLNVFPCLKHAADSFAAGQSHPIVLNAANEVAVDLFLHEKIGFTDIPAIIGNALESHCGCDVSEAGAVLELDIKTRRDVMDSINQG; the protein is encoded by the coding sequence TTGCAAACATATATTTCACCATGGCCGGCTAATGCCAAATTGCCTGAATTCCCCAGAACAGTATCAATTCTGGGAAGTACCGGATCCATCGGAACAAGTACACTGAAAGTAATCGAACAGCACCCTGATCTTTTTAAAATCGTAGCACTGGCAGGGGCCAGAAACGCATCTCTGCTTGCAAAGCAGGCCATAAAACACCGCCCAGCCTACCTTGCTGTGTTAAATGATAAAGCTGCCAAAGAACTTAAAAGTCTGTTGCCGGCTGACTATTCTCCGGAAATACTGACCGGACCGGATGCATATATAACCCTCGCCACCCTTGAAGAAGTTTCACTTGTACTTTCTTCCATTGTCGGTGCAGCAGGTTTTGAACCTACTCTGGCAGCAGCTGAAAAAGGCAAAATGATCGCTCTTGCCAACAAAGAATCACTGGTTCTGGGCGGGCATATTATCCGCGCAGCATGTCACAGAACAGGAGCAACTATTCTTCCTGTTGATTCTGAACACAATGCATTATTTCAAGGCCTTGCAGGTCATGACGGTAAAGATGTCAGCAGACTGATTCTGACTGCGTCCGGCGGACCTTTCAGAGGAAAAGACTGGGATTTTTTAAAATCAGTTACCCGTGAACAGGCTCTTGCCCATCCTAACTGGGATATGGGAGCAAAAATCAGCATTGATTCCGCCACTCTTATGAATAAGGGGCTGGAATTTATAGAAGCATGCCATCTTTACGGCCTGCCGCCAGAACAGATTGATGTTGTGGTTCATCCACAGTCCATCATTCACTCTCTAGTTGAATATGTTGACGGATCTCAGCTCGGTCACCTCGGTGTGCCGGATATGCAGATTCCCATTGCTTTCTGCATGTGCTTTCCGAAGCGAGTTCCTCTTGAGCTTAAACAGCTCAACCTTGCCGAAGTAGGAACTTTGACTTTTGAAAAACCAGACCTCAATGTTTTTCCCTGCCTGAAACACGCAGCGGATTCATTTGCTGCAGGCCAGAGCCATCCCATTGTTCTCAATGCGGCCAATGAAGTAGCTGTAGATTTATTTTTACATGAAAAAATCGGATTCACTGACATTCCGGCAATTATAGGTAATGCTCTTGAAAGTCATTGCGGATGTGACGTAAGTGAAGCAGGTGCGGTACTGGAGCTGGATATAAAAACCAGACGCGATGTGATGGATTCCATTAATCAGGGATAA
- the rseP gene encoding RIP metalloprotease RseP produces MTWILDFILVLGGLIFFHELGHFLVARILGIGVKAFSLGFGPKIAGFTWGATNYKLSLIPLGGYVSLAGEDRDMTEENGFTKKELFMSRPPWHRMLVVAAGPIFNFVLAWLIFWGIIITHGQMGLAPIVGELQPNSPAFQAGVKVNDEVLSIQGKKIVFWSDLANTIQTSKSDSLNFTVLRDGQKESLIVKPQVQELKNIFGETIRRPVVGIVASGDSKTVELSGVSGAAAAAEQTWSVTKLICTSIVKMVERVVPMDSIGGPIMIAQAIKQQSERGLLQLLQFTAFISINLGLLNLLPIPVLDGGHLMFFSLETILRRPISEKLQAAATRVGLLLLFSLMAFAIFNDIVRTLSSK; encoded by the coding sequence ATGACATGGATACTTGATTTTATTCTGGTTCTAGGTGGTCTTATTTTTTTCCATGAGCTTGGACACTTCCTTGTAGCCCGTATACTTGGAATAGGTGTTAAAGCTTTCTCCCTTGGATTCGGCCCTAAAATAGCCGGATTCACATGGGGGGCAACCAACTATAAGTTATCCCTCATTCCTTTAGGCGGTTATGTAAGCCTTGCCGGTGAAGACAGGGATATGACCGAGGAAAACGGATTCACGAAAAAAGAACTTTTCATGAGCCGTCCTCCATGGCATCGCATGCTGGTTGTTGCTGCCGGACCCATTTTCAACTTTGTACTTGCATGGCTCATCTTCTGGGGAATAATCATCACTCATGGACAGATGGGACTTGCTCCAATAGTTGGAGAACTTCAGCCGAACAGTCCCGCTTTTCAGGCCGGGGTAAAAGTCAATGACGAGGTATTATCCATTCAAGGCAAAAAGATTGTCTTCTGGAGCGACCTTGCCAACACTATCCAAACCAGTAAAAGCGATTCTCTTAACTTTACCGTGCTTAGAGATGGTCAAAAAGAAAGTCTCATTGTTAAACCGCAAGTTCAGGAACTGAAAAATATTTTTGGGGAAACAATCAGGCGCCCGGTTGTAGGTATTGTTGCTTCAGGAGATTCTAAAACAGTCGAACTCAGCGGAGTATCCGGTGCAGCAGCGGCGGCAGAACAAACCTGGAGTGTTACCAAACTTATCTGCACAAGTATTGTCAAAATGGTTGAACGGGTTGTCCCTATGGACTCTATAGGCGGACCGATTATGATTGCACAGGCTATTAAGCAGCAGTCTGAACGTGGATTATTACAACTTTTACAATTCACGGCTTTCATCAGTATTAATTTAGGCCTGCTTAACCTTCTGCCTATTCCGGTCCTCGACGGTGGGCACCTCATGTTCTTCAGTCTTGAGACAATACTTCGCAGACCGATTAGTGAAAAACTACAGGCCGCAGCGACCAGAGTGGGATTGCTTCTCCTTTTCAGCCTTATGGCCTTTGCAATTTTTAATGATATAGTAAGGACTTTGAGCAGTAAATGA
- the tsaB gene encoding tRNA (adenosine(37)-N6)-threonylcarbamoyltransferase complex dimerization subunit type 1 TsaB → MSSFSENKNDLLLAINGTEESLQIIIARREDEDEQYELIESKTLVVPGRSVNFIIPSIRDSLNLFGCTAADVSRVALAAGPGSFTGLRLVFSAAAGLIAGNGAKIAAMEYLPLIAKGPATVKNLPVWAVTHSRRMKVYIQGFEQLDSETDILSALTPPLPVSVEEAVQLIKSFKQPKALVAGSGLSRNKAFFDEFFAETSDFIKMPSIFNTPQAHDILDAALHAEYSDTMPVPMYLRGSDAEENLEYIAGKSGIPLDEARKRLAHVTPR, encoded by the coding sequence ATGAGTTCCTTTTCTGAAAATAAAAACGACCTTCTGTTAGCCATTAATGGAACAGAAGAAAGCTTGCAGATCATCATTGCCAGACGCGAAGATGAAGATGAGCAATATGAATTGATTGAGTCTAAAACACTGGTTGTTCCGGGGCGTTCTGTAAATTTCATCATCCCGTCCATCAGAGACTCTCTTAACCTGTTCGGTTGTACTGCCGCAGATGTTTCACGCGTTGCCCTTGCTGCCGGACCGGGAAGTTTTACAGGGTTACGACTTGTTTTTTCAGCTGCAGCAGGCCTGATTGCCGGAAACGGAGCTAAGATTGCCGCGATGGAGTATCTGCCTTTGATTGCTAAGGGACCGGCGACAGTCAAAAATCTACCTGTATGGGCAGTTACTCATTCACGCCGGATGAAAGTCTATATTCAGGGTTTTGAACAACTTGATAGTGAGACGGATATACTTTCAGCACTGACTCCCCCGCTACCGGTTTCTGTAGAAGAAGCTGTGCAGTTAATAAAATCTTTTAAACAGCCTAAGGCCTTGGTTGCCGGAAGCGGGTTAAGTAGAAACAAAGCTTTTTTCGATGAGTTCTTTGCTGAGACCTCTGACTTCATAAAAATGCCAAGCATATTCAATACACCGCAAGCACATGATATTCTTGATGCTGCCTTACATGCAGAATACTCAGACACTATGCCTGTGCCTATGTACCTGCGCGGATCTGATGCAGAAGAAAATCTGGAATATATTGCAGGCAAAAGCGGAATCCCTCTTGATGAGGCACGTAAAAGGTTGGCGCATGTAACCCCACGTTAA
- a CDS encoding flagellin — protein MSLVINHNMMAANASRNLQESYGNLGVSTRRLSSGLRVGTAADDAAGLAIRELMRADVKSLNQGIRNANDAISMIQTADGALGVIDEKLIRMKELATQASTGTYNSSQRLIIDSEYQAMASEITRIANATDFNGIHLLNGNMSGATSSHEGSGLTSTGPVKVHFGTANDSAEDYYYVSIGTSTASALGVGLAAGNSISTQQMAQESLDKLTNAITSKDKIRANLGALQNRLENTITNLSIQSENIQAAESRISDVDVATEMTEFTRNQILTQSAVAMLSQANGMPRMAMQLIG, from the coding sequence ATGTCTTTAGTAATTAATCACAACATGATGGCCGCGAATGCTTCGCGCAACTTGCAGGAATCATACGGTAACCTCGGTGTGTCTACACGTCGCCTGTCTTCAGGTCTTCGCGTAGGAACCGCTGCTGATGATGCTGCAGGACTCGCAATTAGAGAACTTATGCGTGCAGACGTAAAGTCTCTTAATCAGGGTATCCGTAACGCCAACGATGCAATTTCCATGATCCAGACCGCTGACGGCGCTCTGGGTGTTATCGATGAAAAGCTCATTCGTATGAAGGAACTTGCAACACAGGCATCAACCGGTACCTACAACTCTAGCCAGCGTTTGATCATCGACTCCGAGTATCAGGCAATGGCATCAGAAATCACTCGTATTGCAAACGCAACTGACTTTAATGGTATTCACCTGCTTAATGGTAACATGTCTGGAGCAACTTCTTCTCACGAAGGTAGCGGGCTGACTTCGACTGGTCCAGTCAAGGTTCACTTCGGTACCGCTAACGACTCTGCAGAAGATTACTATTATGTTTCCATTGGCACATCTACTGCTTCCGCTCTGGGTGTTGGGCTTGCCGCCGGTAACTCAATTTCCACTCAGCAAATGGCACAGGAATCTCTTGACAAGCTGACCAACGCGATCACCTCCAAGGATAAGATCCGCGCTAACCTCGGTGCACTGCAGAACAGATTGGAAAACACTATTACCAACCTGTCAATCCAGTCAGAAAACATTCAGGCTGCTGAATCACGCATCTCTGATGTTGATGTAGCAACTGAAATGACCGAGTTCACTCGTAATCAGATTCTGACCCAGTCTGCAGTAGCTATGCTCTCACAGGCAAACGGCATGCCCAGAATGGCAATGCAGCTCATCGGATAA
- the fliD gene encoding flagellar filament capping protein FliD, whose protein sequence is MSDYTSGNISFAGLGSGTDFNTMIEGLVKLERININRLESWKTSWSSKIDKFQELNTALLSLQTTLKSMDTLDEFMTRSATSSDEDSLTATANSQALVSAHTIEINQLAQNDVKVVQFGTDSLKDSIFSSTGQFSFSYKGESITLSNIPAGTTMEGFVSMINAHADTRDVIRASTINDGEKFHLQIYGMDLGEDNQLVISNTSGMIYPPASFLETQSAQNAQIKVDGYPPGAAEWIERDTNSISDAIDGITLNLKKPTNGSAISLGITTDSSGMKENIEKFVEENNKVRTMIMDLTAVDTTSDSANGSLLTGNYGVELLVGQRLKDIISNKAIGFSWYTEDTAGHTSGDKYSALSQLGILTNADSGGDKSGLLEIKDEDLDKALKNDPMGVAQLFATNYQGESESPEIAFLSQISGVSKPGEYNVQYEISGGKLISATIDGHEALVDSNTWQITGKPGNPESGIALRVESRADGVFGNSNSSAADAINVHLKLGKIGEMSEALTEMTGEEGPLSILEDNYKTIIKNIDTKIEREERRVDNKERMLKDKFSRLDTLLGKYQGQQAQLASSINQLTQG, encoded by the coding sequence ATGTCTGATTACACCTCAGGAAATATAAGCTTTGCAGGGCTTGGCTCAGGCACAGACTTCAATACAATGATTGAAGGTCTGGTCAAGCTCGAACGTATAAACATAAACAGACTCGAAAGCTGGAAGACATCCTGGTCAAGTAAAATTGATAAATTTCAAGAACTTAACACAGCTCTCTTATCTCTGCAGACGACTCTTAAGTCTATGGACACTCTTGATGAGTTCATGACCAGATCAGCAACCTCATCCGATGAAGACAGCCTCACTGCAACAGCAAACAGTCAAGCACTGGTAAGTGCCCATACCATTGAGATAAACCAGTTGGCCCAGAACGATGTTAAAGTCGTACAATTTGGTACGGATTCTCTTAAAGACTCTATTTTTTCATCTACAGGACAATTTTCTTTTTCATACAAAGGTGAATCAATCACCCTCAGTAATATTCCTGCAGGCACTACCATGGAAGGTTTCGTCAGTATGATTAACGCTCATGCTGATACCCGTGATGTAATCAGGGCTTCAACCATCAACGATGGAGAAAAATTTCACTTACAAATATACGGAATGGATCTTGGTGAAGATAATCAGCTTGTAATATCCAATACGTCAGGGATGATATATCCTCCGGCAAGTTTTCTGGAAACACAGTCCGCCCAGAATGCACAGATTAAAGTTGATGGATACCCACCGGGTGCAGCTGAATGGATAGAACGTGATACAAACTCTATCTCCGATGCTATTGACGGTATAACATTAAATTTAAAAAAGCCTACAAACGGCTCCGCCATAAGTCTCGGTATTACCACTGATTCATCAGGGATGAAGGAGAATATTGAAAAATTTGTCGAGGAGAACAACAAAGTAAGGACGATGATTATGGACTTAACGGCCGTTGATACCACTTCTGACAGTGCAAATGGATCGCTGTTAACTGGTAACTACGGTGTTGAACTTCTTGTTGGACAACGTCTTAAAGATATTATTTCGAATAAAGCTATCGGGTTTTCATGGTATACTGAAGACACTGCAGGACATACTTCCGGTGATAAATATTCTGCACTCTCGCAATTAGGAATTTTGACCAATGCGGACTCAGGTGGTGACAAGTCTGGCTTATTGGAAATCAAAGACGAAGACCTAGACAAGGCACTTAAAAATGACCCGATGGGTGTGGCTCAGCTATTTGCAACAAATTATCAGGGAGAAAGTGAATCTCCTGAGATTGCATTTTTGTCTCAAATTTCAGGAGTTTCAAAACCGGGCGAATATAATGTCCAGTACGAAATTTCCGGCGGAAAACTCATTTCGGCAACCATTGATGGGCATGAAGCGCTGGTGGATTCAAATACATGGCAGATTACCGGTAAACCTGGAAATCCAGAGTCTGGTATTGCACTGCGTGTTGAAAGTCGTGCAGACGGCGTCTTCGGAAACTCTAACAGCAGCGCAGCAGACGCTATCAATGTCCACCTCAAGCTAGGTAAGATAGGTGAAATGAGTGAGGCTCTCACCGAAATGACCGGTGAGGAAGGTCCCCTGAGCATCCTTGAGGACAACTACAAAACTATTATTAAGAATATTGATACCAAAATTGAAAGAGAAGAGCGCCGTGTTGACAATAAAGAACGTATGCTCAAAGATAAATTCTCACGTCTTGATACCTTGCTCGGTAAATATCAGGGACAGCAAGCACAACTTGCATCAAGCATTAATCAGCTGACACAAGGTTAA
- the fliS gene encoding flagellar export chaperone FliS produces the protein MHKAAHAYLSTQVHTTSKGELLLMLYDAAIKFMKQAKIKIDEKDYAAKGILISKAIEVISELTSSLNKEKGGSLAENLSQLYLFCNTRLLQANLKMDTTKLDEVITIIDGIASAYREIIPTEEAQAAVPMETQSVSSSGSTNIRRSFVNDPGYGMPNAQSMPAPNTMRLKKAANAYGGR, from the coding sequence ATGCACAAAGCAGCACACGCTTATCTTTCAACTCAGGTCCATACCACTTCCAAAGGAGAACTTCTCCTTATGCTTTATGATGCAGCAATTAAATTCATGAAGCAGGCTAAAATTAAAATTGATGAAAAGGATTACGCAGCAAAGGGTATCCTTATCTCCAAGGCCATAGAAGTTATCTCCGAATTGACCTCAAGTCTTAATAAAGAAAAAGGTGGAAGCCTTGCTGAAAACCTCAGCCAGCTTTACCTGTTCTGCAACACCAGACTTTTGCAGGCCAACCTCAAAATGGATACAACCAAGCTTGATGAAGTGATAACAATAATTGATGGAATTGCTTCAGCATACAGAGAAATAATTCCTACAGAGGAAGCACAGGCTGCCGTTCCAATGGAAACTCAGTCTGTTTCCAGTAGCGGAAGTACTAACATAAGACGTAGTTTTGTTAATGATCCCGGTTATGGAATGCCTAATGCGCAATCTATGCCCGCACCGAATACCATGCGCCTTAAAAAGGCAGCAAACGCATACGGCGGAAGGTAG
- a CDS encoding glycosyltransferase family 4 protein, which translates to MPDTKIKVLHVVSSLGLGGTEKVMQSFVSNLDRSKFKVAVYSPIDGPRAKLLRLAGIDTFIGLALLPLLEKFRPQIVHIHRAGWAEPGSLRPYKLAGIPVLVETNVFGHHDPSPEGKLIDRHLFVSHFCAERFETVNGIPAVEPKYSVLYNPVDTDLFKKNCPSDRIFPANTFGRISRADKGKWSKFALDFLPILKGLVLQKKIAPFNYNIIGAIPEAESFVRDHELGEYVNFLPPVLTDTEVSLFLNSVSFLAHANDTGESFGLVIAEAMAAGLAVITHPSKGLRDNAQLELVDHGETGIVAKSTQEYAEAVRFLLTHPNESKIMGEKGRAKAAKQFNAQRIVKKLAHIYMELLDQKRIR; encoded by the coding sequence ATGCCAGATACCAAAATCAAAGTACTCCATGTTGTCTCCTCCCTTGGTCTGGGCGGAACCGAAAAGGTAATGCAATCCTTTGTCAGCAATCTGGACAGGAGCAAATTCAAAGTTGCTGTATACTCACCGATAGACGGCCCCAGAGCCAAATTACTGAGGCTAGCCGGTATTGATACTTTCATAGGTCTGGCTCTGCTGCCTCTTCTAGAAAAATTTCGTCCTCAGATTGTACATATTCACCGCGCGGGCTGGGCAGAACCAGGTTCTCTAAGACCGTACAAACTGGCTGGCATCCCTGTTCTGGTCGAAACAAACGTTTTCGGTCATCATGATCCCAGTCCTGAAGGAAAATTGATTGACCGGCACTTGTTTGTCTCACATTTTTGCGCCGAAAGATTTGAAACGGTGAACGGTATCCCCGCTGTTGAACCCAAATATTCAGTACTATATAATCCGGTTGATACAGATTTATTCAAAAAAAATTGTCCATCAGACAGAATTTTTCCGGCAAATACCTTCGGAAGAATTTCTCGTGCAGACAAAGGCAAATGGTCTAAATTTGCTCTTGATTTTTTACCCATATTAAAAGGTCTGGTACTTCAAAAAAAAATCGCTCCATTTAATTACAACATTATCGGAGCAATTCCTGAAGCCGAAAGTTTTGTCCGTGACCATGAACTTGGGGAATATGTAAATTTTCTACCTCCTGTATTAACGGATACTGAGGTTTCACTCTTCCTGAATTCAGTTTCATTCCTTGCCCATGCCAACGACACAGGAGAATCATTCGGCCTTGTCATTGCTGAAGCTATGGCTGCAGGACTAGCTGTCATTACGCATCCAAGTAAAGGGTTGCGTGATAACGCGCAACTTGAGCTTGTAGATCATGGTGAGACTGGAATTGTAGCCAAAAGCACTCAAGAATATGCAGAAGCTGTGCGTTTCCTGCTGACTCATCCAAATGAATCTAAAATTATGGGCGAGAAAGGTCGTGCAAAAGCTGCAAAACAGTTCAATGCACAAAGGATTGTCAAAAAACTGGCTCACATTTATATGGAACTTCTAGATCAAAAACGAATCAGATAA
- a CDS encoding glycosyltransferase, whose amino-acid sequence MSHIFDTYSKQILAFKLSGQHGREVFSPEADIEKATIQHLKFAERRSADALIIFGFTDGKLIKNIALNKQDHLKLIICGLYPDHIRTAEKQVLKIISETPNTFLLTDSSMWSILMLLGQNGYNTANCHLILNPDLRNDSKTEHQKLQKIFSGLKEITLPETNKDITISGAAILSPNEPDLDKFINSFPGWLHEIILVWDCCNENDYPKLSHQSGVRIINRHHPLNADFGKQRNRMLSRCSGEWIFYLDADERLHQEGWALLRSLASYNECSSWYLPRLTFYPDENHCRAGYGLWPDLQMRFFRNSDELMFENKIHEQLQGLKNASGIASMAYISHLTHLLKSRSHIESKLESFNVATDGRFKHQLGKEFPNLATSILKPLKMYPNAPVILPELNF is encoded by the coding sequence ATGAGCCATATTTTCGACACATATTCCAAACAAATTTTAGCCTTCAAACTTTCCGGTCAACATGGAAGAGAAGTCTTTTCTCCAGAAGCAGATATTGAAAAGGCTACCATTCAGCATCTTAAATTTGCCGAAAGAAGAAGTGCTGATGCGCTCATAATTTTCGGCTTTACAGATGGAAAACTGATTAAAAATATTGCTCTAAATAAACAGGATCATTTAAAGCTGATTATTTGCGGCCTGTATCCAGACCATATCCGCACTGCTGAAAAGCAAGTATTAAAAATTATTTCAGAAACTCCCAATACATTTCTACTTACGGATTCATCGATGTGGTCCATACTTATGCTACTTGGACAAAATGGATACAATACTGCAAACTGCCATCTTATACTTAATCCAGATCTAAGAAATGACAGCAAAACAGAACATCAAAAATTGCAAAAAATATTTTCCGGCCTGAAAGAAATAACCTTGCCTGAAACAAATAAAGACATAACTATTTCCGGTGCAGCAATACTCAGCCCAAACGAACCTGACCTTGATAAGTTTATAAATTCTTTCCCTGGCTGGCTGCACGAAATTATACTTGTCTGGGATTGCTGTAATGAAAATGATTACCCGAAACTAAGCCATCAGTCCGGAGTAAGAATAATTAACAGACATCATCCTCTTAATGCAGACTTCGGCAAGCAGCGAAACCGCATGTTAAGCCGATGCAGCGGTGAGTGGATATTTTATTTAGATGCGGATGAACGTCTGCATCAGGAAGGATGGGCATTACTACGCAGCCTTGCTTCTTATAATGAATGCAGCAGTTGGTATCTGCCCCGCCTAACCTTTTACCCTGATGAAAATCATTGTCGCGCCGGATACGGATTGTGGCCGGACCTGCAAATGCGTTTTTTTCGTAATTCAGATGAGCTTATGTTTGAAAATAAAATTCACGAACAACTACAAGGTCTTAAAAACGCATCAGGAATTGCCTCTATGGCATATATCAGTCATCTGACACATCTGCTTAAAAGCAGAAGCCACATTGAATCAAAACTTGAATCATTTAATGTTGCAACTGATGGGCGTTTCAAACATCAATTGGGAAAAGAATTTCCAAACTTGGCAACAAGTATACTTAAGCCTTTAAAAATGTATCCTAACGCGCCTGTAATTCTGCCAGAGTTAAATTTCTAA
- a CDS encoding zinc-ribbon domain-containing protein, whose amino-acid sequence MKVTCPECNYSSEIPEDKIPANAQLATCPKCQIKFQFRELGPESALEPDMEFESSASPEETYEYQSSIDESSTDETEPYNEHGFAEENPNMDETLQAEYTSDQEEPEQPQSIHEEQIQEEKKDIWQRLHSMKPENSLSQEDDEIENNNISAQEVPFENLEKYGFFPGIFMTIKKIIISPASFFQGMELRGFIKPLIFFLLLAEFQEICNFIWTMSGIDSNIGSEVGNMVNNSVISESLKEGTSSALFSLLLYPLMLAGISFPLIGITHIMLMVFGAGDRGYQATFRATAYSYAPIILSVLPVVGDMIGAILSVAISIIAYKNIHNTTYMRVVLSMVMPVVLLLVILGFYMNFNQPTI is encoded by the coding sequence ATGAAAGTTACTTGTCCCGAGTGTAATTACAGCAGCGAGATTCCCGAGGATAAAATCCCGGCCAATGCTCAGCTTGCAACCTGTCCTAAATGTCAGATCAAATTTCAATTCCGTGAATTGGGCCCTGAATCAGCCCTTGAACCGGATATGGAATTTGAATCTTCTGCATCTCCTGAAGAAACATATGAGTATCAATCCTCGATCGACGAGTCTTCTACTGATGAGACTGAACCATATAATGAGCATGGTTTTGCAGAAGAAAATCCAAATATGGATGAAACCCTTCAAGCGGAATATACTTCCGATCAGGAAGAGCCTGAACAACCCCAAAGTATACATGAAGAACAGATTCAGGAAGAAAAGAAAGATATCTGGCAAAGACTTCATTCAATGAAACCTGAAAACAGTCTCTCTCAGGAAGATGATGAAATAGAGAATAACAATATTTCCGCACAGGAAGTACCATTTGAAAATCTTGAAAAATACGGATTTTTCCCCGGAATTTTCATGACAATCAAAAAAATTATCATCTCCCCTGCATCTTTTTTTCAGGGAATGGAACTACGTGGGTTCATTAAACCACTTATATTTTTTCTCCTACTGGCGGAATTTCAGGAAATATGTAATTTTATTTGGACCATGTCGGGAATAGATTCAAATATTGGTTCCGAAGTGGGAAACATGGTTAATAATTCTGTTATTTCCGAATCATTAAAAGAAGGCACATCGTCAGCACTGTTCTCGCTACTGTTATACCCTTTAATGCTGGCAGGAATAAGCTTTCCTCTGATTGGAATAACTCACATCATGCTCATGGTTTTCGGTGCAGGAGACCGTGGATATCAGGCAACATTCAGGGCTACGGCATACTCGTATGCCCCCATAATTCTGAGTGTGCTGCCTGTTGTAGGTGATATGATCGGAGCAATTTTAAGTGTTGCTATTTCGATCATTGCATACAAAAACATACATAATACGACATACATGAGAGTTGTGCTTTCAATGGTGATGCCTGTTGTGCTACTATTGGTCATTCTCGGCTTTTATATGAATTTTAATCAGCCGACAATTTAA